Below is a window of Fervidobacterium pennivorans DSM 9078 DNA.
GTCGCAAGTGTCGAATTTTCAAACCAGTTGACGTTCTCTTTGTCAACAATATTTCGAAAATCGATCCAAGCGTGAGAATACTGATAAGTGAAGAGGGAACCAGTGTATGTGTAAATCAGCTCGTAATCTTTGTATTTTCCTTTCTTTCTTTCAAAAGAATAATACACCGAAGGATCTATAGGATACGTTGGTGAAGCGACGCCTAGAATATATATAATCAGCTGTTCAGCGTAACCATCCCAGTGACCCCAAAATCCTCTTTCAAAATTGTAGCCCATATAAATTTGGTTTACTTGTTTGTCTAAATACCACGGAAACTCCACTCTCGAATAAAGAGATTCAAACAAATCGTTTACTTCTCCACCAAAATATTCACCTACAACAAGCGCTCCCATAAGAAATAGCGCAGTGTCAATAACCGAAACTTCAGACTGCCAAGTTCTCTTCCCATCTTTCATACTTACAAAGTGGACAAAGAAACCATGCGTTTGTTCCACATTATTGAGGAATGTTTCAAGTGTTTTCACTGCTCTTTGATATCCTTCTTCTCTTGATATCCATCCATTCTCAACACCAACTGGTACCGCACTTAGTCCGAAGCCAACAGAAGCTATACTTGCCACGTTTTTATCACCTGTATTATCAACAATCAACCCATAACCTTCTTTGGTTTCGGAAACTTCGTTCCAAAAGAAGTTGAAAGACAATCTTTCCTCTAATTCAAGAATATCTCTTACGTGCATGAAATATCAACCCCTTTGAACATAATGCAAGATCACTTTTTATAGATGAAACCAAGATTTTTCAAACCATTCTGAACATACGGAATGCTCATAAAGATTTTCCAAACCAGTTCGTTTTTATAATTTGCAATCATAAGCAACGTAATCCCTTTATCTATACCAATGTAATCAGAAGCAAACCAATTAAAATCAAGGTTGAAAGAGTCTTTCAAACCGTATTTCCCTATTAGCGCCGGTAAAGTGTAATAGTTATCCAAAGCCCACAAAGCTTCTTTAGGAGTGAAAACGATGGATCCCAAAGCACCAGCCGGTGCTAAAGTCCCATCTACTTGGTGTGCTGTGTTGTTATTCCCAGATGGAGGTGCCCCTAACAATCCGTTGTATCCACTGGGCGTATCGCATGCGGTAATACCCCACCCTATTGTAAAACTCTTGAATTTATGTTTATTATCCGTGCAAAAGTTGTAGTTAGCAAGACTTGCTGCTATCGAGTTGTGAAACCAATTGATTCCAAGCTTATCATACCAATTACGAAAATCAATCCAAGCATGCGAGTATTGATACGTAAAAAGTGAACCGAACCAAGAGTGAATGAACCTTTCTCCCTTGTAACTACCGTAATTTCTTTTAAATGTGTAATACACATCCGATTCTATCCGATATTTTTCCACTGGTGTTCCTGCTCCCAGCACGTATAACATTAGTTGTTCTGCATAGAAATCCCAAAAACCTTCAAATCCTCTTTCCGGGGTATAAGCCATATAAAAGAAATTCTTTGTAGGATGAACCATTTTGTTCCAATTTACTCTCTCGTAGATTTGTTTAGCTTTTTCCCAGGCTTGACCACCAAAGTATTTCCCAGCCGTTAGAACTCCGCATAACAGAATCCCTGTATCAATTGTTGAAACCTCGCTATTCCAAGCTCGCTTTCCAGTGTCCCTATCCAAGAAATGATAAAAGAAACCGTGAAAATTATCAAGTTTTAAGATTGTATCCAATGTTCCTAAAACCCTCTTAAGTCCTTCCTCCTTTGTTATCCAACCCTCTTCCACACCGATTA
It encodes the following:
- a CDS encoding glucoamylase family protein, whose translation is MHVRDILELEERLSFNFFWNEVSETKEGYGLIVDNTGDKNVASIASVGFGLSAVPVGVENGWISREEGYQRAVKTLETFLNNVEQTHGFFVHFVSMKDGKRTWQSEVSVIDTALFLMGALVVGEYFGGEVNDLFESLYSRVEFPWYLDKQVNQIYMGYNFERGFWGHWDGYAEQLIIYILGVASPTYPIDPSVYYSFERKKGKYKDYELIYTYTGSLFTYQYSHAWIDFRNIVDKENVNWFENSTLATLANWEFCKDMHTVYKTLHEKSWGLTACDSPDGYRGDFGAPPSANNNTTHRTDGTIPPCGAIGSVVFTPDIVEETVKYYFEHVPQLWGHYGFKDAYNLDRNWVSKIYIGIDKGIELLMIENYKTGLLWDITMRNKYIKKGLQKLGFHQTNKE
- a CDS encoding glucoamylase family protein; protein product: MFRKAFIFSILLFALTLSIGANQLSENLMKEYKGSFLYFWEQANANENSPGYGLIRDRYPGSPGIASIASTGFGLTAVVIGVEEGWITKEEGLKRVLGTLDTILKLDNFHGFFYHFLDRDTGKRAWNSEVSTIDTGILLCGVLTAGKYFGGQAWEKAKQIYERVNWNKMVHPTKNFFYMAYTPERGFEGFWDFYAEQLMLYVLGAGTPVEKYRIESDVYYTFKRNYGSYKGERFIHSWFGSLFTYQYSHAWIDFRNWYDKLGINWFHNSIAASLANYNFCTDNKHKFKSFTIGWGITACDTPSGYNGLLGAPPSGNNNTAHQVDGTLAPAGALGSIVFTPKEALWALDNYYTLPALIGKYGLKDSFNLDFNWFASDYIGIDKGITLLMIANYKNELVWKIFMSIPYVQNGLKNLGFIYKK